GGCATCCTCTGGTCTTTGACTCTGGTCAGGGCCACAATTCACAATTCTGTGCCTCAGATTAAGTTTTCCTATCTTACCCATAGTCTGTCAGGATCTAAAGCCTGTCCAGATGTGGCTTTTGGCTTTGCTGCTTCTGTCTTGATGCTGATTGCCTGTAGTGCCAGTGCCCCCTTACACCAGGGAGGCTTTGTTGAGAGAGCAGGGTATAGGCAGTCACAATGGGGGGTGGGTGGGAGCCAGGATTCCACTAGGGGAGTTCTGAATTCTGTCTGGAGTAGCAGGATGCATTTAATAAGCAGGAGGTGAGGCCCATGGATCGAGGCCTGCTCTGAGGGCCCAGGGCGGGGGATGGGGGAGGAGTCAAGTCCAAGCACCAGGGTAGGAATCAGAACCCAGCATTCAGATGAAGACTGGAGTTTGAACAGGGAGACTGGCAACTATGCTTCAGATTCTATTACAAGTGTTAGTGCTCTTAAAGTGGGACAATTGGAAGGTGGCTGTGGATTCCAGTGGGACCCTCTGCTCTCTGTCCTGAATCCAGAATCCCTTCCTTTTGTGGGTGGACAAGGCCTGGCAGAGGGAGGAGACATTACCTGGGATACCATTTTGATTCTGTCTAACACAGTCCAGTTCCACAATCGCAATCATATTTGCATGATGACATCTCTTTACGCATAGTATGTATCCATAAAACACACGGGTGTCTTTACAGGAACAATGTCTCTAGCTTAGCCCTCTCTCCTGAGCTTCAGACCCATATAGCTAGCTGTCTACTAGACTCTTGCACCAGCATGTTTCATAAGCACTTCAAATCTTATACCCAATTATTCTCTCCAAACCTGGCTCTCATCTTTGTCCTCTGTTCATCCAACACATGCTTACCAAGCATCTACCCTTCTTCAGGCATTCAGTGAATGACACCATCATCCTATCACTTACTTACACTAAAAACTTAGGTGTCATTCCCAgcattattttcctctctcttgtCCTATACATCCAGTGTTTCAATGGTCAGTTTTACCTtgtaagcatttctttctttttttttttttttttaagacagagtctcactctgttgcccagactggagtgcagtggtgcaatcttggctcaggaCAAccccaattctcctgcctcagcctccccaagtagctgggatgacaggtgcctgccaccacacccagctaattttttgtatttttagtagagatggggtttcaccatgttagccaggctggtcctgaactcttggcctcaggaaACCCAAGCACTAGTGTAGGAATCAGTGTAGCATAGGAATcaggctgccttggcctcccaaagtgctgggattacaggtgagccaccacattcagtcCGTTAGCATTTCTTGAACCTGTCCACTTCTCTCCACCTACAGCCATCTACTTCTTACCTGGATTATGACCAGTACCTCACAATGTATTCAGTGTCCTTTCCACACCTCCTCTCAGCCTCACAACTCCAGTCTTGTCTTTCTCTGGTCTATCTGATTGCCAGAGTGATCTTTCAGAAACACAAATCTGTTCATGTTATTGTCCTACTTAAAATCTTTTAGTGACTCTCAGTTGCCCTCGGGATATAATCCTAGCTTTTTAGTTTGGCACAGAAATGCCTGCACAATTCTGCCCTTCTGGAGCTGAGCTGGCTCTTCTCCCCAGCGCTCTATGCATCAGGCATAGCGCATTGCTATAGATTCCTGCCGTGCCTTACCCTGTCCTGTCTCATCTTACACTACTCTTTACTTGGCCACCTCTTCTTACTCATCTTACAGATATCAGCTGAGAAGTTATTCCTTCCAAGGCTTATTATTCCTCAAGCACTCCAGATAAGATGTCCCTTTTTTTATGCTCATGCAGCAGTGTGGGATAACCTTGATTATAGCAATTATTAGAGTGAATTATAATTGTCCCTTTACTTACTGGTATCTCTCATTAGAGTACAAAGTATTTTGTCTTTGAACCCCCACCAGCATTACCACTTCCATAACCAgctcaatgcctggcacacagttagtgctcaataaatgtttgtcgaATGAATAAAAGCAAAGGTTACACTTGATATTTCTGTACATATCACATATACTGTTAAGGACTACCCAGGACTCAACATTCCCACTACTAGGAGGGGACTTCAAATATAATTGTTCAGGGTTGAATgacacaaatttcttttttttttttgagacggagtttcgctcttgttacccaggctggagtgcaatggcgcgatctcggctcaccacaacctccacctcctgggttcaggcaattctcctgcctcagcctcctgagtagctgggattataggcacgcgccaccatgcccagctaatttttttgtatttttagtagagacggggtttcaccatgttgaccaggttggtcttgatttcttgacctcgtgatccacccgcctcagccttccaaagtgctgggattacaggcttgagccaccgcgcccggccacaaatttctttataaaacttcCTGTTTAAACAGGAAGATGAAGGCATTcgatttgaagaaaaaaaagaaatactgtggCCTTGAGGAGTGGGGAGTAGACAGGAGGTTCTGAGGAGGGGAATAAGATGACTGAAcacatcctgctttttttttttttttttggagacattctgtcacccaggctggaatacactggcacaatcatggctcactgcagctttgacctcctgggctcaagtaatctggccacctcagcctactaagtagctggggctacaggcatgcaccaccatgcctggataattttattttattttagttttgtagagatagggtctcactatcttgtcctggctggtctctaactcctgggcaattaaatgatcctcctgcctcagcctcccaaagttttgggattacggatgtgagccaccttgccagccAGCATTTACAAGCAAATAAGAGTAACTGAATATGTTAATATAAGCAAACAAAGCTATTTCAATGCCTGAATTGAGACTAGGAAACAAATGAGATCACTATGACTTTCTTGGCTCAGTGGTGGTGCGGGGGTGGCGAGGCCGGAGTGTTGGAGGGTTCCTGTATAGGAAAGGGGAATGTAAATTTCATGGAGGAGGGATAAGCATTTAGAATTACCTggttatctttatattttaggcCTTTCATTATAGCTGTACATCACAAAGGGAAAGGAAGTATGAGGGaccaaaataaattcagaattcaGTCTAGAAATACCAGAATTCTTATACCATGTCAGGGTGGCCTTCTTACTGAAGGTAGTCCCTATAGATACGAATTTCCATAACACAGGTAGACATGCTCACACACAGGATGGCATGTTTTTATAAGCTCATCTGTACATAGCATGCCACTAATAGGACTGCCAAGAGTACTATTTGTAGGCTGAGGCTGGGAAACAGCAGGGCCAGAGGACATGGCTCTCCCCTTTTATAAGGAAACTCAAAGCTTTTGGGTAGCCAGCATGGGCCTGGCATGCAGGGGTGACAGCCTTTTAGTGGAATTCCACCAGGGGGTCTAAGGTCTTTGTCATGTCAGAACAGCAAGTCTCCTGGGGACTGTCCAGGGTCCTGGGCCATCTCTGCTTTAGGGTCTGTGGGCTCTCTGGGCCCTATATCTGGGGTGGGCCCATGACCCTTCTGTTTTCAATAATGTTAGTTCAGCTACCTGTCTCTACCTGGGCTTTAGATGAATCTCCCCACTTCTTGTCTGCATCCACCCTTGTATTCCTTGGCCCACTTTCCTGCACCCTTTCCAGGCAGGTGGTATTGCCCTTTCCAAAAGGGGCAGCTATCTGTTGAATGTTCAGGTTCCCAGATCCTTTCGGATTAGAGGATGGCCTATCACAGGCCTCTGAAAGACCACATGGGCTCACCTGTCTGGATGGCATTCAGGGCTGCATCCTTCTCCCATTGGAAAAGATTGTTCACTTGAGCACCAAACTTCTCTTTGTGCATTGCCTTAGCCACTTCCACCAGCTCTGCCTGCTTAGCAGGGACCACTGGGTGGGCTGTGTAACCTAGGATGGGAGGGGCTGAGTAACCAGGAGGCCCAGGGGCCATGTCCAAGAGTAACCCAGTCTCCTCCTGGGGCGAGTCAAGGACAGTGAACAGTAATGAGAATAGGACAGGGGAGAGGACAGGAGCAATTACGGCTaactcctttcttcttcttcttgcccAGCTGGTGTCCAGGCTGGGCTGTGTGAGCAGTGCTGTCACTGGCATCTACCCCCTTTTCAGTCTCTCctgcttcttccttctgcttttcaGATGTGTCCATTTGGACCTGGGCTGAAGGGCCTGAAAGGGAGTGCTCTGGAAGGCTCTCAGATTCAGAGAGATGAGTCGACCTCCTTGTCCATGGGACCTCATTGGAAGAAGACTCAGAGGAGAGGTCTTCCTTCAAAGTATCAGAGGAAAGCAGAGAGACATAGTCTACTGATTGGGGAGGAAGAGTTAGGTGTTTCTTTGGCACCACTGAGATGGGACTATCCAATGAAGCCTCATATGTAGGGATCTCTGAAGGGGTCTCCGAGGTGGAAGGCTCCTGATGGGTTTCAGAGGAATGGGCCCCTAAAGGGGTCTGGGAAGGGGTTGGCACCAAAGGGGATTCAGAGATATGGGGCTCTAAGGGGGTCTCAGAGGTGGTAGGCTCCAAGAAGCCTTCAGAGATATGGTTCTCCTGTAAGTCCTCAGCAGACAGGCCCTTTGAAGAGGGGTGCTCCTCTGCATCCATGGTGGTATGAGGCTCTTCTGTGACCTCGTCTGCTTCCATCTAGTGGTAGAACAGGGTACAGGCTTCATTATATTAGAATTAGAGGGCCTGCAAGTCAGGGCAGAGCCCAGGTTTCACAGTACATTATGGAATTTGGATAAGGTTGTCAGGGCACCTGAGATATAAGAGGGAAACAACATAAGCTCTGGGTCTTAGAATGTGATCCAGGAGCTTCACCTATGTGTCCAGACCTCATATGGCATGCTGCTGTGGCTTGCTAGGGAGTTGAACTTAAAGATTGAAAGGCTGAAGTAGAATCCCATCAGTAGATGGTAGCAGAGAACCATGTCCCAGGAGGGAGTCTGAACATAGCCACTTGGCCAGTCCAAGAGCAGGGTCCTTGGCATATCGTAAAACCCTAGAGGTCAGACCATGGAGTTCTAGAGACTGGGAATACCAAGCCAAAGCTGGGGTTGGCTCCTGAGAGTGCAGAGGAATACTATGTCGCATAATGCAAGACCCTGCACGTAGCCTGGTTTTGTCTAGGCACCACACACATCCTCCTTCCTTGTTAATGTCATTCATATTCAAAGCTTCAACTACTTCCAGCTATGTGCCAAGGACTCCTAAATTCATACTTCTAGCTCAGACCTTTTTCA
The sequence above is a segment of the Saimiri boliviensis isolate mSaiBol1 chromosome 2, mSaiBol1.pri, whole genome shotgun sequence genome. Coding sequences within it:
- the FAM221B gene encoding protein FAM221B; its protein translation is MEADEVTEEPHTTMDAEEHPSSKGLSAEDLQENHISEGFLEPTTSETPLEPHISESPLVPTPSQTPLGAHSSETHQEPSTSETPSEIPTYEASLDSPISVVPKKHLTLPPQSVDYVSLLSSDTLKEDLSSESSSNEVPWTRRSTHLSESESLPEHSLSGPSAQVQMDTSEKQKEEAGETEKGVDASDSTAHTAQPGHQLGYTAHPVVPAKQAELVEVAKAMHKEKFGAQVNNLFQWEKDAALNAIQTGLYIGWRCPHYLWDCFRIGSESRCFCGHLLREHRIISDISVPCKVSQCRCLMFCFIPSRPEEVGEFWLKRRATFDPKAWRAQCRCKHSHEEHAASGPHPCRHHGCCCSCFESNFLCAACDRRWEEHETFFETQKTRQRGGRPYGTDTVSNWHRPLANKRRMAQSPALLLAKAVTRSKIAICAAGDGAPPPSSPRTDRYQA